A DNA window from Purpureocillium takamizusanense chromosome 9, complete sequence contains the following coding sequences:
- a CDS encoding uncharacterized protein (COG:K~EggNog:ENOG503P40X), with protein MTMVVAAAAAAGFRALAWTRGDYRISTDASLIPVADVRRFFASPDFYWAEPLPDHVMRETLDNSLCFGLHRDTQEGGGEGTCVGIARCVTDFTTFLYLTDVWVEPGLQGQGLGGWLVDCVQEVVESMPHLRRSMLLTSNWEKSVPFYRRRMGMEVMECREGRGAAVMVRDGRGHPSNLAEAGKRLVPGSKTID; from the coding sequence ATGAcaatggtggtggcggcggcggcggcggcgggctttCGGGCGCTCGCGTGGACAAGGGGCGACTACCGCATCTCGACCGACGCGTCGCTCATCCCCGTCGCAGACGTGCGGCGCTTCTTCGCCTCACCCGACTTCTACTGGGCCGAGCCGCTGCCCGACCACGTCATGCGGGAGACGCTCGACAACTCGCTGTGCTTTGGGCTCCATCGCGACACAcaggagggcggcggcgaggggacatgcgtcggcatcgcgcgCTGCGTCACCGACTTCACCACGTTCCTGTACCTGACCGACGTATGGGTCGAGCCGGGCTTGCAGGGCCAGGGgctcggcggctggctcgtcgACTGCGTGCAAGAGGTGGTCGAGTCGATGCCGCACCTGCGGAGGAGCATGCTCTTGACGAGCAACTGGGAAAAGTCGGTGCCGTTTTACAGGCGGCGGATGGGCATGGAGGTGATGGAGTGccgcgaggggaggggggccgccgtcatggtcCGCGACGGGCGTGGCCACCCGAGCAACCTGGCAGAGGCAGGGAAGCGTCTGGTGCCTGGCAGCAAGACGATAGACTAG
- a CDS encoding uncharacterized protein (TransMembrane:1 (i21-40o)): protein MNVARPSPNGHGGAKQVMMSLLHFALGILSLHVLGLAVVASPTKPQQAEHDHALEARRVEPSPAYVDREREIHTIVEYEVGCPKNVTEHPAYGTICEQQSTCCDNGVFTPPAMLAHDCGGCRCTANYRHFELCPEVEL from the exons ATGAACGTTGCGCGTCCCTCGCCCaacggccatggtggtgcaAAGCAAGTCATGATGTCGCTCCTCCATTTCGCCTTGGGGATCCTCTCCCTCCACGTCCTCGGTCTGGCCGTCGTTGCCTCTCCGACAAAACCACAGCAAGCTGAGCACGACCACGCTCTCGAGGCACGCCGAGTtgagcccagcccagcctacGTCGACCGGGAACGGGAAATTCACACAATCGTCGAATACGAAGTAGGCTGCCCGAAGAACGTGACGGAGCATCCCGCGTACGGCACGATTTGCGAGCAGCAAAGCACGTGCTGCGACAACGGCGTCTTCACGCCCCCTGCTATGCTTGCCCACGATTGCGGTGGCTGTAGGTGTACGGCAAACTACCGC CACTTTGAATTATGCCCAGAGGTAGAGCTGTGA
- a CDS encoding uncharacterized protein (SECRETED:SignalP(1-18~SECRETED:cutsite=CLA-HK~SECRETED:prob=0.8844)) produces the protein MLGMRAVALLLLCGVCLAHKDVRIGYCMTPDDHPAAAATAGGALPSAPAAVSTCRYENSTCPGLAEGNGEAILQYEPEMASKSCSGDYPCVVRGEPCLVYEAQPTAKCSQVSDRLLRQLRAL, from the exons ATGTTGGGcatgcgcgccgtcgccctgctctTGCTTTGCGGCGTATGCCTAGCTCACAAAGATGTCCGCATAGGT TACTGCATGACGCCCGACGAccacccggcggcggcggcgacggctggtGGCGCGTtgccgagcgcgccggctGCGGTCTCTACGTGCCGATATGAGAACTCGACCTGTCCCGGGCTCGCAGAGGGCAACGGAGAAGCAATCCTTCAATACGAGCCCGAGATGGCATCCAAGTCGTGCAGCGGCGATTATCCG TGCGTAGTGAGGGGGGAGCCATGCCTGGTGTACGAAGCCCAGCCGACCGCCAAGTGCTCTCAAGTCAGCGATCGGCTGCTCCGGCAACTGAGGGCGCTCTGa
- a CDS encoding uncharacterized protein (EggNog:ENOG503PS69): MQRSESPSFGMDDLRGISGACSQPSRGTKPRRASSISLDPHVLGAVQPRHVASVSSMPPKRQSSSGPAKSPLLLMRPQELHFVDGKSPSSPGEGCPLLPTEPSPEPPSLSPLQGWMVNKSGRELRMLGLPDPPGMGGRACSSDGPQSVGAASEQGGASSGDSSWDVVEYDADTARQLASRPQQQQPGHAAASSQESAPARENRSEAPSPETQSPEAGHPSPVSSIELGDEAVPEHTARRLARLDEELQPIGGLGDSTLSLVRYHRHACPVPGVARLQVGGRAHDRRGRSRVKKQTRLRRRHK, translated from the exons ATGCAGCGTTCCGAATCGCCGTCCTTTGGGATGGACGACCTCCGCGGCATCAGCGGCGCCTGCTCCCAGCCCTCACGTGGGACAAAGCCGCGACGGGCAAGCAGCATCAGCCTAGATCCCCACGTCCTTGGCGCTGTGCAGCC ACGTcacgtcgcctccgtctcaTCTATGCCCCCCAAAcgccagagcagcagcggcccggcaaagtcgccgttgctgctcATGAGGCCCCAGGAGCTGCACTTTGTCGATGGCAAGAGCCCGTCGAGTCCCGGCGAGGGGTGCCCCTTGCTGCCCACGGAACCGAGCCCGGAACCgccatctctctctcccctgCAAGGATGGATGGTGAACAAGAGCGGCCGGGAGCTCAGGATGCTTGGACTCCCCGATCCACCAGGCATGGGCGGcagggcctgcagcagcgacgggcCGCAGTcagtcggcgccgcgtcggAGCAAGGGGGCGCCTCGTCCGGAGACTCGAGCTGGGACGTGGTGGAGTACGACGCGGACACTGCGCGGCagctcgcctcccgcccacaacagcagcagcccgggcacgccgccgcgtccagccAAGAGTCAGCACCCGCGCGAGAGAACAGGTCtgaggcgccgtcgccagagACGCAGAGCCCGGAGGCAGGGCATCCGAGCCCGGTGTCGTCTattgagctcggcgacgaggccgtcccCGAGCATACGGCAaggcggctcgctcgtctGGACGAAGAGCTGCAGCCcatcggcggccttggagacAGCACGCTCAGCTTGGTTCGCTACCACAGGCACGCATGCCCTGTGCCTGGCGTGGCACGACTACAagtcggcggcagggcccATGACCGTCGAGGGCGCAGCCGTGTCAAGAAACAAACCAGGCTACGCAGGCGCCACAAGTAA
- the MIR1_1 gene encoding mitochondrial phosphate carrier protein (EggNog:ENOG503NTWE~COG:C) yields MASKDELPDFTLSDYVKFFAAGALAATSTHGAATPIDVVKTRIQVDDAMKGLNMVKAGRTIVAKEGASALLTGFGPTAVGYLVQGGAKFAGYEFFKKRYIGLLGGPADAVPHRTAVYLTASASAEFFADILLCPLEATRIRLVSQRGYASGLTSGFMRMARQEGLRGFYSGFVPLLFKQVPFAVGQFSVHEAVNELIYRSMGPERKARLTRLESTGVELTSGLAAGAAAAVLSHPADTLLSAINKGAGNANESATYRMWQLAREFGPQRLLLSGLGPRLVMTCALVSGQFVIYAQCKALTGAPPSIEIHKEASL; encoded by the exons atggcctccaaggacgagctgcccgacttTACCCTGAGCGACTATGTCAAgttcttcgccgccggcgcgctggccgccacGTCGACACACGGG gccgccacgcccatcGACGTCGTCAAGACGCGCAtccaggtcgacgacgccatgaagGGCCTCAACATGGTCAAGGCCGGGCGCACCATCGTCGCCAAGGAgggcgcgtcggcgctgctgacGGGCTTCGGCCCCACGGCCGTCGGCTACCtcgtccagggcggcgccaagtTCGCCGGCTACGAGTTCTTCAAGAAGCGCTACATCGGCCTGCTCGGGggccccgccgacgccgtcccgcaccgcaccgccgtgTACCTgacggccagcgcctcggccgagttCTTCGCCGACATCCTGCTCTGCCCGCTCGAGGCCACGCGCatccgcctcgtctcgcagCGCGGCTACGCCTCGGGCCTGACGTCGGGCTTCATGCGCATGGCCCGCCAGGAGGGCCTCCGCGGCTTCTACTCGGGCTTCGTGCCCCTCCTCTTCAAGCAGGTGCCCTTTGCCGTCGGCCAGTTCTCCGTCCACGAGGCCGTCAACGAGCTCATCTACCGCTCCATGGGCCCCGAGCGCAAGGCCCGCCTGACCCGCCTCGAGTCcaccggcgtcgagctgacctcgggcctcgccgccggcgccgctgccgccgtcctctCCCACCCGGCCGACACCCTGCTCTCCGCCATCAACAAGGGCGCCGGCAACGCCAACGAGTCGGCCACGTACCGCATGTGGCAGCTGGCCCGCGAGTTCGGCCCccagcgcctgctgctgtcgggCCTGGGCCCGCGACTCGTCATGACCTGCGCCCTCGTCTCGGGCCAGTTTGTCATCTACGCCCAGTGCAAGGCGCTGACGGGAGCCCCGCCGAGCATAGAGATTCACAAGGAGGCCTCGttgtga
- the KEX2 gene encoding Kexin (COG:O~TransMembrane:1 (n3-13c18/19o715-738i)~SECRETED:SignalP(1-18~SECRETED:cutsite=AHA-AL~SECRETED:prob=0.8734)~EggNog:ENOG503NV4P~MEROPS:MER0001604~BUSCO:EOG09260J8F): MKASFLVGLAGLAAVAHAALPRDYDENDYYVLHIDPNTPVASVADRLGLEHEGQLGELVDHHVFRSAKADDDVVRREIQHSRRRKRDVAGRDVLDGVLLSQKQALRKRLEKRVIPPAPPGLPVSPRAFGTPVAAAVQQQSSLMKTLDISDPIFTDQWHLFNTVELGHDLNVTGLWLEGITGKNATVAIVDDGIDMDSRDLRDNYFAEGSKDFNDPDPNPKKAAPPKPRLSDDRHGTRCAGEVSAVRNDVCGVGVAYDSKIAGIRILSKPISDADEADAMIYKYQKNHIYSCSWGPRDDGRSMEAPGVLIRRAMLQGIQKGRGGLGSIYVFASGNGAASDDNCNFDGYTNSIYSITVGAVDRAGKHPYYSEHCSANLVVTYSSGNGDSIHTTDVGENKCATGHGGTSAAAPLAAGIFALVLQVRPDLSWRDLQYLAMDTTRPVADTNAAWQRTAIGKQYSHIFGYGKIDSYALVQKAKTWEKVKPQAWYFSPWLHVKKAIPEGRNGLIVDFEVTKDMIRDANLARLEHVTVTMNVEHTRRGDLSVDLISPAKVVSHIATARKDDEHAGGYNDWTFMSVAHWGETGVGKWTLVVRDTKENQHNGTFIDWHLKLWGESIDADKATLLPMPSADDDADHDKILSTVTPPAATATISVAPEPTHEDTVTKPTDHPERPTKPAAKPSPAASDAPHAEATTSAASSWIDKFPTFGASKTAQIWIYGALFLIVVFCIGLGIYLWVARRRRLRNSPRDDYEFELLNEEERDGLNPEKAAAKKGRRTRGGELYDAFAMGSDDDDDDDDEFDAYRDRSAERLAGVDEADRYVVGEESDDEAGGVDEKAAERRPLGQGGRE; encoded by the exons aTGAAGGCCTCTTTtcttgtcggcctcgcgggcctggccgccgtggcccatGCCGCGCTCCCTCGAGACTACGACGAGAACGACTACTACGTCCTTCACATCGACCCGAAcacgcccgtcgccagcgtcgccgaccgccttggcctcgaacacgagggccagctcggcgagctcgtcgaccaccACGTCTTCCGTTCCGCCaaggccgatgacgatgtcgtgCGGCGGGAGATCCAAcacagccggcggcggaaaCGCGACGTTGCCGGGCGAgacgtgctcgacggcgtgctgctgtcgcAAAAGCAGGCGCTGCGCAAGCGGCTGGAGAAACGGGTCATCCCTCCCGCGCCCCCGGGCCTCCCCGTGTCGCCTCGTGCGTTCGGCACGCCCGTTGCCGCggccgtccagcagcagTCGAGCCTCATGAAGACGCTCGACATCTCGGACCCCATCTTCACGGACCAGTGGCACCTCTTCAACacggtcgagctcggccacgACCTCAACGTCACCGGGCTGTGGCTCGAGGGCATCACGGGCAAGaacgccaccgtcgccatcgtcgacgacggaaTCGACATGGACAGCCGCGACCTGCGCGACAACTACTTCGCCGAGGGCTCCAAGGACTTCAACGACCCCGACCCGAACCCGAAAAAAGCCGCCCCGCCCAAGCCGAGACTCTCGGACGACCGGCACGGCacgcgctgcgccggcgaggtcTCGGCGGTCCGCAACGACGtgtgcggcgtcggcgtcgcctaCGACTCCAAGATTGCCGGCATCCGCATCCTCAGCAAGCCCatcagcgacgccgacgaggccgacgccatgatCTACAAGTACCAGAAGAACCACATCTACTCGTGCTCGTGGGgcccccgcgacgacggcaggtCCATGGAGGCCCCCGGCGTCCTCATCCGACGCGCCATGCTGCAGGGCATCCAAaagggccgcggcggcctcggctcCATCTATGTCTTcgccagcggcaacggcgccgcgagcgacgaCAACTGCAACTTTGACGGCTACACAAACTCCATCTACAGCAtcaccgtcggcgccgtcgaccgcGCCGGCAAGCACCCGTACTACTCGGAGCACTGCTCCGCCAACCTCGTGGTGACgtacagcagcggcaacggcgactcCATT CACACGACAGACGTCGGTGAGAACAAGTGCGCgaccggccacggcggcacgtcggcggccgccccgcTCGCCGCGGGCATCTTCGCGCTCGTCTTGCAGGTACGCCCCGACCTGTCGTGGCGCGACCTCCAGTACCTGGCCATGGacacgacgaggcccgtgGCCGATACCAACGCCGCCTGGCAGAGGACCGCCATCGGCAAGCAGTACAGCCACATCTTTGGGTACGGCAAGATCGACTCGTACGCGCTCGTCCAAAAGGCCAAGACGTGGGAAAAGGTCAAGCCGCAGGCCTGGTACTTTTCCCCCTGGCTGCATGTCAAGAAGGCCATCCCCGAGGGCCGGAACGGGCTCATTGTCGACTTCGAGGTCACCAAGGACATGATCCGCGACGCCAACCTGGCCAGGCTGGAGCACGTCACCGTGACCATGAACGTTGAGCATACGCGTCGCGGCGACCTGAGCGTCGACCTCATCAGCCCGGCCAAGGTGGTCAGCCACATCGCCACGGCccgcaaggacgacgagcacgccgGGGGCTACAACGACTGGACATTTATGAGTGTCGCGCATTG GGGCGAAACCGGAGTGGGCAAGTGGACGCTGGTCGTGCGCGACACCAAGGAGAACCAGCACAACGGCACCTTTATCGACTGGCACCTGAAGCTGTGGGGAGAgtccatcgacgccgacaaggcTACCCTGCTCCCCATgcccagcgccgacgacgatgccgaccaCGACAAGATCCTGTCCACCGTcacccctcccgccgccactgcgACCATCAGCGTGGCGCCCGAGCCCACCCACGAAGATACCGTCACGAAGCCCACGGACCATCCCGAGAGGCCGACCAAACCTGCCGCCaagccgtcgcccgccgccagcgacgccccGCACGCCGAAgccaccacctcggccgcctcgtcctggaTCGACAAGTTCCCCACCTTTGGGGCCTCCAAGACGGCCCAGATCTGGATCTACGGCGCgctcttcctcatcgtcgtcttctgcatcggcctcggcatctACCTCTGGgtcgcccggcgccgtcgcctccgcaACAGCCCGCGCGACGACTACGAATtcgagctgctcaacgaggaggagcgcgacggcctcaacccggagaaggcggccgccaAGAAGGGTCGAcgcacgcgcggcggcgagctctaCGACGCCTTTGCCAtgggcagcgacgacgatgacgacgacgacgacgagttcgaCGCGTACCGCGACCGCTCCGCTGAGCGGCTGGCaggcgtggacgaggcggaccgGTAcgtcgtgggcgaggagagcgacgacgaggccggcggcgtggacgagaaggcggccgagaggCGGCCGTtgggccaaggcggccgtgAGTGA